Proteins from one Coleofasciculus chthonoplastes PCC 7420 genomic window:
- a CDS encoding nitrogenase component 1 — protein sequence MSKKLKIKQKTEAYVSTTNACKLCKPLGACIAFRGIEGTVPFLHGSQGCATYMRRYIISHFREPIDIASSSLSEKHAVYGGGPNLKKGILNVMDKYGAKVVGIATTCLTETIGDNVSGLLKEFKEEFGDKELPTLLNVSTPSYSGTHIEGFHATVRAVIDQLVESETVEPKTSSQSPGVGAGLFTSEQTEKDSSETRPYILNTSKVNLLPGLVSPADIRYLKEVLDDFNCPGTILPDISETLDAPAQMDYEKIPEGGTPIAAIQLMGHSDATIEFGQVLQRTGNSGGQLLAERCGVPLYALGMPIGLRECDRFFEALEEVSGCATPRKHQLERGRLVDAYVDSHKYLFGKRVVVYGEEDLCVGLTAFLAEIGMKIVLCASGGNSGQFQDAINAVTSDIVSEPPIVKEGFDFYEISEEIESLDPDMLIGTSKGYSLTKKQQIPLIRVGFPIHDRFGGQRMLHLGYRGTQNLLDRIVNAIIEKKQADSPVGYGYL from the coding sequence ATGTCTAAGAAACTCAAAATTAAGCAAAAAACCGAAGCTTACGTTTCCACAACTAACGCCTGTAAACTGTGTAAACCCCTGGGCGCTTGTATTGCCTTTCGGGGAATAGAAGGAACCGTTCCCTTTCTCCATGGATCACAAGGCTGCGCCACTTACATGAGGCGTTATATCATTAGTCACTTTCGCGAACCCATTGACATTGCCTCATCTTCCTTGAGTGAAAAACACGCCGTTTATGGCGGAGGACCTAACCTGAAAAAAGGTATCCTCAATGTCATGGATAAATATGGCGCAAAAGTTGTAGGAATTGCCACCACTTGCTTAACTGAAACCATTGGCGATAATGTCAGTGGGTTGTTGAAAGAGTTTAAGGAAGAATTTGGCGACAAGGAATTACCAACCTTGTTAAATGTCTCCACCCCCAGTTATAGTGGCACCCATATCGAAGGCTTTCATGCCACAGTGCGGGCAGTTATTGATCAGTTAGTTGAATCGGAAACAGTCGAACCCAAAACGTCTTCCCAATCCCCAGGAGTCGGGGCGGGTTTATTCACATCTGAGCAAACAGAAAAGGATAGTAGTGAAACCCGCCCCTACATACTCAACACGTCCAAAGTCAATCTTTTACCGGGATTAGTTTCTCCAGCCGATATCCGTTATCTAAAAGAAGTTCTCGATGATTTTAATTGTCCAGGAACTATCCTACCGGATATCTCAGAAACCTTAGACGCCCCCGCACAAATGGACTATGAAAAGATTCCAGAAGGGGGAACGCCAATTGCGGCGATTCAACTTATGGGACATTCTGACGCCACGATTGAGTTCGGTCAAGTGTTGCAACGGACTGGGAATTCTGGGGGTCAACTTCTGGCTGAACGCTGCGGTGTTCCCCTGTACGCCTTGGGGATGCCGATTGGGTTGCGAGAGTGCGATCGCTTCTTTGAAGCCCTAGAAGAGGTTTCTGGGTGTGCGACACCGAGAAAACATCAACTGGAACGGGGACGGTTAGTGGATGCCTATGTTGATTCCCATAAATATCTGTTTGGTAAGCGGGTAGTTGTTTATGGAGAAGAAGATTTATGTGTCGGATTAACGGCATTTTTAGCCGAAATTGGCATGAAGATAGTATTATGTGCATCAGGAGGAAATAGTGGACAGTTTCAGGACGCAATTAACGCGGTTACGTCTGATATTGTCAGCGAACCACCAATCGTTAAAGAAGGATTTGATTTCTACGAAATTTCTGAAGAAATCGAAAGTCTAGACCCCGATATGTTGATTGGAACCAGCAAAGGATATTCCTTGACTAAAAAACAGCAAATTCCCCTAATCCGCGTAGGCTTCCCCATTCACGATCGCTTTGGCGGACAGCGGATGCTACATCTGGGGTATCGCGGGACTCAGAACCTGTTAGATCGGATTGTGAATGCCATTATCGAGAAGAAGCAAGCTGATTCACCCGTGGGGTATGGCTATCTTTGA
- a CDS encoding (2Fe-2S) ferredoxin domain-containing protein: MQKPEHHIFVCSSFRVNGNAKGVCQKKDSTNLIQYLESEITDRGLDALVSSTGCMNLCNNGPVMMVYPDNYWYGNVDEEAIDEILDALEDGKLAEDYLFVS, encoded by the coding sequence ATGCAGAAACCTGAACACCATATCTTCGTTTGTTCCAGCTTCCGAGTCAATGGCAACGCGAAAGGAGTTTGTCAGAAAAAGGATTCTACTAATTTAATTCAGTATCTCGAATCAGAAATAACCGATCGCGGTTTAGACGCTCTGGTTTCCTCAACGGGATGCATGAATCTGTGCAACAACGGACCTGTGATGATGGTTTACCCAGATAATTACTGGTACGGCAATGTTGATGAAGAAGCCATTGACGAAATCCTCGACGCCTTAGAAGACGGCAAACTTGCTGAGGATTATCTGTTTGTTAGTTAA
- the nifE gene encoding nitrogenase iron-molybdenum cofactor biosynthesis protein NifE translates to MEPVIFQEREKQIHRKGNQPFDLECNKDSLAGAVSQRACVFCGSRVVLYPIADAVHLVHGPIGCAAYTWDIRGALSSGPELHRLSFSTDLQERDVIFGGEKKLYQALTELIDRHHPNAAFVYSTCIVGIIGDDLEAICRRVSQEKNIPVIPVKSEGFKGNKRAGYNAACTAMFRLVGTGDTTGISPRSINILGDFNLAGEIWIIREYFERMGVQVVANITGDGRVGDIARSHGAALNVVQCSGATMDLAKMMKEKYGTPFLRVSYFGVEDMAEALYKVARFFEDDPEILKRAQDLVREELTLLYTKLQEYRKDLQGKKAAIYVGGAFKAFSLVKAFRLIGMDVVMVGSQTGTSEDYRELHEVTDEGTIIVDDSNPLELSAFLKEKDVDIFVGGVKERPIAYKLGLGFCDHNHERKEALEGFLGMVNFAKEVHSTVMSPVWRFVPRKNQALNSSSG, encoded by the coding sequence ATGGAACCTGTTATTTTCCAAGAACGTGAAAAGCAAATTCACCGCAAGGGAAACCAACCATTTGACCTGGAATGTAACAAAGACAGCCTTGCTGGTGCAGTTAGCCAACGGGCTTGCGTATTTTGTGGTTCTCGCGTTGTTTTATACCCCATCGCTGACGCGGTTCATTTAGTCCATGGACCAATCGGGTGTGCGGCGTATACCTGGGATATTCGCGGGGCGCTTTCATCGGGTCCAGAATTGCATCGGTTGAGTTTTTCCACGGATTTACAAGAACGCGATGTCATCTTTGGGGGTGAGAAGAAACTCTATCAGGCGTTAACGGAACTGATTGACCGCCATCACCCGAATGCGGCATTTGTTTATTCCACCTGTATTGTGGGTATTATTGGTGATGATTTAGAAGCGATTTGTAGACGAGTTAGTCAAGAAAAAAATATCCCCGTAATTCCGGTTAAATCAGAAGGATTTAAGGGCAACAAACGGGCGGGCTATAATGCCGCTTGTACTGCCATGTTCCGCTTAGTGGGGACAGGGGATACTACCGGAATTTCTCCCCGCAGTATTAATATTCTGGGTGATTTTAATTTAGCTGGAGAAATTTGGATTATCCGTGAATATTTTGAACGCATGGGTGTCCAGGTTGTTGCCAATATCACAGGCGATGGTAGAGTTGGAGATATCGCGCGATCGCACGGCGCTGCATTGAACGTGGTTCAGTGTTCTGGGGCGACGATGGACTTAGCCAAGATGATGAAAGAAAAGTATGGAACTCCGTTTCTACGAGTGTCCTACTTTGGTGTCGAAGACATGGCGGAAGCCTTGTATAAAGTCGCCCGATTCTTCGAGGATGACCCCGAAATTCTCAAACGCGCTCAAGACTTAGTGCGGGAAGAATTAACCCTGTTATATACTAAACTGCAAGAGTACCGCAAAGACTTGCAAGGTAAAAAAGCGGCGATTTATGTAGGCGGTGCGTTCAAGGCTTTTTCCTTAGTTAAAGCCTTCCGACTTATCGGCATGGATGTGGTGATGGTGGGTTCGCAAACGGGAACCAGTGAAGACTACCGAGAACTCCACGAAGTTACTGACGAAGGCACAATTATTGTGGATGATTCTAACCCATTAGAACTCTCAGCATTTTTAAAAGAAAAAGATGTTGATATCTTTGTCGGCGGCGTGAAAGAACGACCGATTGCCTATAAGTTAGGACTAGGATTTTGCGACCACAATCATGAACGCAAGGAAGCGTTAGAAGGGTTTCTGGGAATGGTGAATTTTGCTAAGGAAGTACATAGTACCGTTATGTCTCCCGTCTGGAGATTTGTGCCGCGTAAAAATCAAGCCTTGAACTCAAGTTCCGGCTAA